Proteins from a genomic interval of Pseudomonas paeninsulae:
- a CDS encoding lipopolysaccharide kinase InaA family protein, with protein sequence MTAAMGFEQWWQRQGEWVEEPNHRRGGQSGVQRLRQDDGQMLYAKRQVGHIYRSLRYPFGRPTVLRERDALLALPLIGVKVPSLLYCDVRRDAAGLWRGLLVSEELKGFQEINHWYAGGGRERFGVAVNEQLLKQVAGMLARFHRAGWQHGSLYQKHLFVRVEQVGERVEIETALLDLEKSRRRITKWQAARHDMLQLQRHSSWSAGDWERLVYLYQQAFGSAIKGLRL encoded by the coding sequence ATGACAGCAGCGATGGGCTTCGAACAATGGTGGCAACGGCAGGGTGAATGGGTCGAAGAGCCGAATCATCGACGCGGTGGCCAGAGCGGCGTACAGCGTCTGCGCCAGGACGACGGTCAGATGCTCTATGCCAAGCGCCAGGTGGGGCATATCTATCGCAGTCTGCGTTACCCCTTCGGTCGGCCCACAGTGCTGCGTGAGCGCGATGCCTTGTTGGCCCTGCCGCTAATTGGGGTCAAGGTGCCGAGCCTGCTCTATTGCGACGTGCGGCGCGATGCTGCCGGGCTCTGGCGTGGTTTGCTGGTGTCGGAAGAGCTTAAAGGCTTTCAGGAGATCAATCATTGGTATGCCGGCGGTGGCCGTGAGCGTTTCGGCGTAGCGGTGAATGAGCAATTACTGAAACAAGTGGCCGGTATGCTGGCGCGGTTTCACCGGGCGGGCTGGCAGCATGGTTCTCTCTATCAAAAGCATCTGTTTGTGCGAGTCGAGCAGGTGGGCGAGCGTGTCGAAATTGAAACGGCCTTGTTGGACCTGGAAAAAAGCCGGCGGCGTATCACCAAGTGGCAGGCCGCCCGTCACGACATGCTGCAGCTTCAGCGCCATTCGTCGTGGAGTGCTGGTGATTGGGAGCGATTGGTCTACCTTTACCAGCAAGCGTTTGGCAGCGCTATCAAGGGGTTGCGATTATGA
- the groL gene encoding chaperonin GroEL (60 kDa chaperone family; promotes refolding of misfolded polypeptides especially under stressful conditions; forms two stacked rings of heptamers to form a barrel-shaped 14mer; ends can be capped by GroES; misfolded proteins enter the barrel where they are refolded when GroES binds): MAAKEVKFGDSARKKMLAGVNVLADAVKATLGPKGRNVIIEKSFGAPTITKDGVSVAKEIELKDRFENMGAQLVKDVASRANDDAGDGTTTATVLAQSIVNEGLKAVAAGMNPMDLKRGIDKATIAIVKEIKALSKPCSDTKAIAQVGTISANSDSSIGDIIAEAMGKVGKEGVITVEEGTGLENELSVVEGMQFDRGYLSPYFINKPDTMVAELDTPLILLVDKKISNIREMLPVLEAVAKAGRPLLIVAEDVEGEALATLVVNNMRGIVKVAAVKAPGFGDRRKAMLQDIAILTGGTVISEEVGLSLESATLEHLGNAKRVILNKENTTIIDGAGVQTDIQARVAQIRKQVEDTSSDYDKEKLQERLAKLAGGVAVIKVGAGSEVEMKEKKARVEDALHATRAAVEEGVVPGGGVALVRALQAISELKGENADQDVGIALLRRAVEAPLRQIVANSGDEPSVVVDKVKQGTGNYGYNAATGEYGDMIEMGILDPAKVTRSALQAASSIASLMITTEAMIAEIVDDKQSGGGMPDMGGMGGMGGMM, translated from the coding sequence ATGGCTGCTAAAGAAGTTAAGTTCGGCGACTCCGCCCGCAAGAAAATGCTCGCCGGTGTAAACGTCCTGGCTGATGCCGTTAAAGCGACCCTCGGGCCAAAAGGCCGTAACGTGATCATCGAGAAGAGCTTCGGCGCTCCGACCATCACCAAGGACGGCGTTTCCGTTGCCAAAGAAATCGAGCTGAAAGATCGCTTCGAAAACATGGGCGCCCAGCTGGTCAAAGACGTGGCTTCGCGTGCCAACGATGACGCTGGCGACGGCACCACCACTGCCACCGTCCTGGCTCAGTCGATCGTCAACGAAGGCCTGAAAGCCGTCGCTGCCGGCATGAACCCGATGGACCTGAAGCGCGGCATCGACAAGGCGACCATCGCCATCGTCAAAGAAATCAAGGCCCTGTCCAAGCCGTGCTCCGACACCAAGGCGATTGCCCAGGTCGGTACCATCTCCGCCAACTCCGACTCCTCCATCGGCGACATCATTGCCGAAGCCATGGGTAAAGTCGGTAAAGAAGGTGTGATCACCGTTGAAGAAGGCACGGGCCTGGAAAACGAACTGTCGGTTGTAGAAGGCATGCAGTTCGACCGTGGCTACCTGTCGCCGTACTTCATCAACAAGCCGGACACCATGGTCGCCGAGCTCGACACTCCGTTGATCCTGTTGGTCGACAAGAAGATCTCCAATATCCGCGAAATGCTGCCAGTACTGGAAGCCGTAGCTAAGGCTGGCCGTCCGCTGCTGATCGTCGCCGAAGACGTTGAAGGCGAAGCCCTGGCGACTCTGGTAGTGAACAACATGCGCGGTATCGTCAAGGTCGCTGCCGTCAAGGCACCGGGCTTCGGCGATCGTCGCAAGGCCATGCTGCAGGACATCGCCATCCTCACCGGCGGTACCGTAATTTCCGAAGAAGTTGGTCTGAGCCTGGAAAGCGCCACCCTGGAGCACCTGGGTAACGCCAAGCGGGTCATCCTCAACAAGGAAAACACCACCATCATCGACGGTGCTGGCGTGCAAACCGACATCCAGGCGCGCGTCGCCCAGATCCGCAAGCAGGTCGAAGACACTTCGTCCGACTACGACAAAGAGAAGCTGCAAGAGCGTCTGGCCAAACTGGCCGGCGGTGTTGCCGTAATCAAGGTCGGCGCTGGTTCCGAAGTCGAAATGAAAGAGAAGAAAGCCCGCGTTGAAGACGCCTTGCACGCCACCCGTGCAGCCGTTGAAGAAGGCGTTGTACCTGGCGGCGGTGTGGCCCTGGTACGTGCCCTGCAGGCTATCAGCGAACTGAAAGGCGAGAATGCCGATCAGGACGTCGGTATCGCTCTGCTGCGTCGCGCTGTCGAAGCGCCGCTGCGTCAGATCGTTGCCAACTCCGGTGACGAGCCGAGCGTTGTGGTCGACAAGGTCAAGCAAGGTACGGGTAACTACGGTTACAACGCCGCGACCGGCGAGTACGGCGACATGATCGAAATGGGCATCCTCGACCCGGCTAAAGTGACCCGTTCGGCGTTGCAGGCAGCCTCTTCGATTGCCAGCCTGATGATCACTACCGAAGCGATGATCGCTGAGATTGTCGACGACAAGCAATCCGGCGGCGGCATGCCGGACATGGGCGGCATGGGTGGTATGGGCGGCATGATGTAA
- a CDS encoding co-chaperone GroES: MKLRPLHDRVVIRRSEEETKTAGGIVLPGSAAEKPNQGEIVAVGTGRVLDNGEVRPLAVKVGDKVVFGPYSGSNAIKVDGEELLVMSESEILAVVEA; encoded by the coding sequence ATGAAGCTTCGTCCTTTGCATGACCGCGTCGTGATCCGTCGCAGCGAAGAAGAAACCAAAACCGCAGGCGGCATCGTGCTGCCGGGTTCCGCTGCCGAGAAGCCGAACCAGGGCGAAATCGTCGCCGTAGGCACCGGCCGCGTGCTGGACAACGGCGAAGTACGCCCGCTGGCCGTGAAGGTTGGTGACAAAGTGGTGTTTGGTCCTTACTCCGGCAGCAACGCCATCAAGGTTGACGGCGAAGAGCTGTTGGTCATGAGCGAGAGCGAAATCCTGGCCGTTGTCGAAGCCTGA